TCTGCTATAGCTCTCATGAAGAATCCTGTCTTCCATGGTCGAAGCAAGCATATAGATACAAAGtttcattttatcagagaatgCATTGAGAAGGGACAGATTGTGGTGGAGTTCGTTAATACCGGAGAACAGCGAGCCGATGCGTTAACTAAAGCATTGCCAGGAGTGAAGTTAGCTGCCATGCGACAACTACTCGGCGTCTGTGATTTACAATCATGTCCGGATTAGGGGGAGTAATGTGAGCAAATAATCCGGATAAATTCAAATAAGTTGGACATGATAAGTTTTAACGTTTCGTTTAATATTTTTGATAACTTAGCCTTTCCTATTTTATAGCTTACATGGCATTATTTCTATGGTTTAAGTGATGTAAGATCTTATCACTTGTGGTGTATATATACAACACAAATGTGAATGGAAACAGCAACACAGCAAGATTAATTTTTCCCAAGTTACTACGttccttttgttttgtttttttatctTCTTTATTGTTTTTGTGTGTATTGTCGGGGTGCTGCTCATAGATTCTGAACCAACAACGACGTCTTCCGAACGTGGCGGACGGCCTCGATGATGTTACCAGTGCCATGATATGATCCGCACCAAGGGCGAGGTCGGCACTGGTAACATCATCGAGGCCGTCCGCCACGTTCATTCCGTTGTCGGCGGCATCCGCGCTCTGCGCAATATGGACGATGATGAGGTGTTCGCCTTCGCCAAGCGCATCGCCGCCCCTTACGACCTTTTTATGCAGACCAAGCAGCTAGGGAGGCTCCCTGTCGTCCACTTCGCGGCTGATCCCGCGCGAAGGGATAGGGCTATCGTGCAAGCGGTCACTCATTACAGCGACCCAGAGATGTGAGCTGCGGCCTTGGGGAGCCCATGGCGGACATCACCCTTAGCGACCCCAAAGTGGAGAGATTTGTTAATCGGTCGGAGTATATATATAAACATcacaaatgaaaaataaaaaatacataggttaagaaaaataataaatattttctaataataattattctttaataattagaaaacaaataattactttttaataataattattctctaataattaaaaaataaataactatttacttataataattatttcctaatactaCACgtctttattttttactttattatTATAAAATCCATTTTGTATGAAAAAATTATACCCTCGTATTGcacaaataattttgagaaataattGTGGTGTGAATATTGATTTCTTGTGTTTGAAATCTAAATTCAATTTAAATGaaaattaagtaaaataatgTGTGAAGATTTTCACATTTAATCTTAAATGtctatattttaattatatttccaAAATATAAGATAATATGAAAATTAGTTCCTTGTggacataattaattaaaattttaaaaattaataaactaGACTAACTTTTGGACTATTTTTATAATAagatcaattaaaaattaaattttaaattaattttatacgtAACAAATTGAGTCAATATTATATATGtgtattaaatattaaaataattacaaCACCAAGTTACAATCAATTATATTAATAGTTGTAACGGTATCCAGATCCTTTGGTCCATAATTCCTAGTCTTTTTCTAGTCTGTTTCGTAATTTATATGTCGAATCGTGGTCAGAACCCAGACAAAATTGATTATGATCTCCCTGGATTCACCTTCCCACCTAAATTATAGTTTTGGATCAAGCCAGGTGGCCGAAGACCGCTAGTAGTGGAAGGGTTATCCCTACTTGGCACCCTACAATCCATAGGTCCTACTAGAACTCTCTACAAACTCTCCTAGTTTATCATAATCACCCCCAAGTGGTTACTCCATTAAGAGCAGGACATACTGATAATATCAAAAGGAATAATATTATAGAATATATTCCGAGTCCAATCTCAGAAAGTCTCACCAGCTatagataatatgctctctaacTCTGGATCATCAGATAATACAAGTACATCATCATAATCACCATGTCACCCTACTTTTCATCACCATCAACAAGTAATTCAAATAATGATCCTCCTCGTCGTATGCTTCCCTTAAGTGACATATATGCACGATACCTACCAATAACAACTCGACATCCacttccacgagctctagtgaTCTTTTGAGAGTCTATTGAGCCAACTTGTTTTATACAAGCAAATAAGGATCCAAATTGACGTAGTGCAATGACTAcataatttgatgcacttcttcgcaatggaacatgaAACCTAGTTTGGCGCACTTCCTCCatgaatattgtgggctctaaatgggtattccgtcttaagcatTGAGCTGATTGTTCTCTTGAACGGCATAAAGCTCGACTTATAACGAAAGGATTTAGCTAATAatcaggtattgactttaatgatatTTTCAGTCAATCATCAAAATTTCATCTGTGAGAATATTGTTATCAATAGCTATTAGCTCTAATTGGTCGTACGACAATTAACATTTCAAATGTGTTTTTGTTGAAATTGGTAAGTATTTTGGTAGAGCTCTTGAGGAGAAATagatagtttttcttgattcttaaacttttgattacaaagcctttatatagacttgaaagaaacttagggggcaagtaacctagcaacttagggggcaagtaaccttagAAACTTAGGGGACAAGTAACCTTAGTGATGAGTAAACTTAAGTGATAACACATTAactttaacactcccccttaatgtgTTGTCGGATTCCAAGTTTGGCTCGGAGCTGTTGAAATCTTTCTCTCGGAAGtgcttttgtgaagatgtcagataATTGCTCCTCAGATCGACAgaactcaagttgaatttct
The genomic region above belongs to Zingiber officinale cultivar Zhangliang chromosome 11A, Zo_v1.1, whole genome shotgun sequence and contains:
- the LOC122031231 gene encoding probable pyridoxal 5'-phosphate synthase subunit PDX1, whose amino-acid sequence is MIRTKGEVGTGNIIEAVRHVHSVVGGIRALRNMDDDEVFAFAKRIAAPYDLFMQTKQLGRLPVVHFAADPARRDRAIVQAVTHYSDPEM